One window from the genome of Lysobacter helvus encodes:
- a CDS encoding pyridoxine 5'-phosphate synthase, producing MPTQLSVNVNKIAVLRNSRGGDEPDVVRAASTCLDAGAHGITVHPRPDARHIRAEDVYALAVLTQSRGVEFNLEGNPFAPPRVGYPGFAALCGDVRPAQATLVPDSDGQITSDHGFDFSGDLGALRERVAELRALGCRVSLFVDAGCPDVERAAEVGAQRIELYTGPFAAAHAGGDARAAIALCAETARRAQAVGLGVNAGHDLSQGNLAAFLQGVPDVLEVSIGHALIGDALYAGLDATVRRYLEAIAHG from the coding sequence ATGCCGACCCAGCTGAGCGTCAACGTCAACAAGATTGCGGTGCTGCGCAATTCGCGCGGCGGCGACGAGCCGGATGTCGTGCGTGCGGCCAGCACGTGCCTGGATGCGGGCGCACACGGGATCACGGTGCATCCGCGGCCCGATGCGCGGCACATCCGCGCAGAAGACGTCTACGCGCTCGCGGTGCTCACGCAATCGCGCGGCGTGGAATTCAATCTCGAAGGCAATCCGTTCGCGCCGCCGCGCGTGGGATATCCGGGGTTCGCGGCCTTGTGCGGCGATGTCCGCCCGGCGCAGGCGACGTTGGTGCCGGATTCGGACGGGCAGATCACGTCGGACCACGGGTTCGATTTTTCAGGCGACCTGGGCGCGTTGCGCGAACGCGTCGCGGAGCTGCGTGCGTTGGGATGTCGCGTGAGTTTGTTCGTCGATGCGGGATGCCCGGACGTGGAGCGCGCCGCTGAAGTCGGCGCGCAGCGCATCGAGTTGTATACGGGGCCGTTCGCGGCGGCGCATGCGGGCGGCGATGCGCGCGCGGCGATCGCGTTGTGCGCGGAAACGGCGCGGCGTGCGCAGGCCGTGGGGCTTGGCGTCAATGCCGGGCATGACTTGAGCCAAGGGAATCTCGCGGCGTTCCTGCAGGGCGTGCCGGACGTGCTCGAGGTGTCGATCGGGCACGCGCTGATCGGCGATGCCTTGTATGCCGGGCTGGATGCGACAGTGCGACGTTACCTGGAAGCGATCGCGCACGGGTGA
- a CDS encoding ExbD/TolR family protein, whose translation MAFSSGGGGGPMADINVTPLVDVMLVLLIIFMVTAPTLSYPIDIDLPQKSTNPPPQTKEPPPPIALRIDASGQVFWNEAAQPISALENLMEVEVNRDPTNQPQLEIDTSPDADYGVLAKVLASAKNAGMIKIGFVQKG comes from the coding sequence ATGGCATTTAGTTCCGGTGGCGGCGGTGGCCCGATGGCCGATATCAACGTCACGCCGCTCGTCGACGTGATGCTGGTGCTGCTGATCATCTTCATGGTGACGGCGCCCACGTTGTCGTACCCGATCGACATCGACCTCCCGCAGAAGTCGACCAACCCGCCGCCGCAGACCAAGGAACCGCCGCCGCCGATCGCCCTGCGCATCGACGCTTCGGGCCAGGTGTTCTGGAACGAAGCGGCGCAGCCGATCTCGGCGCTCGAAAACCTGATGGAGGTCGAAGTGAATCGCGACCCCACCAACCAGCCGCAGCTTGAAATCGATACGAGCCCGGACGCCGATTACGGCGTGCTGGCCAAGGTCCTGGCCTCCGCGAAGAACGCGGGCATGATCAAGATCGGTTTCGTGCAGAAGGGCTGA
- a CDS encoding ExbD/TolR family protein: MAFSSGNESGGPMAEINVTPLVDVMLVLLIIFMITAPLMSHKVKVELPKATLNNIETKPIVVQPITITVTEAGNLYWNDQPTTKDQVESKLSVEAQKTPQPPINVRGDRTTKYRVVQEIVQIAQNQGMRKVGFVAEKERQ; the protein is encoded by the coding sequence ATGGCCTTCAGTTCTGGCAACGAAAGCGGCGGCCCCATGGCCGAAATCAATGTGACGCCCCTCGTGGACGTCATGTTGGTGCTGCTGATCATCTTCATGATCACCGCGCCCTTGATGTCGCATAAGGTCAAGGTGGAGTTGCCCAAGGCGACGCTCAACAACATCGAGACCAAGCCGATTGTCGTGCAGCCGATCACCATCACGGTGACGGAGGCCGGCAACCTGTACTGGAACGATCAGCCGACCACGAAGGACCAGGTCGAGAGCAAGCTCTCGGTCGAGGCCCAGAAGACCCCGCAGCCGCCCATCAACGTGCGCGGCGACCGGACCACGAAGTACCGCGTGGTGCAGGAAATCGTGCAGATCGCCCAGAACCAGGGCATGCGCAAGGTCGGCTTCGTCGCCGAGAAAGAACGGCAGTGA
- a CDS encoding MotA/TolQ/ExbB proton channel family protein, translating to MLQETTNAVAATGSNADALKQMGVDHLAREMLAHPGDYVVQLVVATTLVIMSAMSWYWIVINLIKNVRLRGSADRVVTTFWETPNAQDAIRFMEEQNKSEPFSKIALDAAQAAAHHQRHEGSRLVESLNRSEFVDRALRQGVTRESSRLENGLTVLATVGSTAPFVGLLGTVWGIYGALIKIGATGQASIDAVAGPVGEALIMTAVGLFVAIPAVLAYNFFVRLNRVTNSKFDTFAHDLHDFFATGARVGEIPVKR from the coding sequence ATGCTGCAGGAAACCACCAACGCCGTTGCTGCGACCGGAAGCAACGCCGACGCGCTCAAGCAGATGGGCGTCGACCATCTGGCCCGCGAGATGCTTGCGCATCCGGGTGACTACGTCGTCCAGCTGGTCGTGGCCACCACCCTCGTGATCATGTCCGCGATGTCGTGGTACTGGATCGTGATCAACCTCATCAAGAACGTCCGCCTGCGTGGCAGCGCCGATCGTGTCGTCACCACGTTCTGGGAAACCCCGAACGCGCAGGACGCGATCCGCTTCATGGAAGAGCAGAACAAGAGCGAACCGTTCTCGAAGATCGCGCTCGACGCTGCCCAGGCCGCCGCGCACCACCAGCGTCACGAAGGTTCGCGCCTCGTCGAGTCGCTGAACCGCTCGGAGTTCGTTGACCGCGCGCTGCGCCAGGGCGTGACCCGCGAATCCTCGCGCCTCGAGAACGGCCTGACCGTGCTCGCCACCGTCGGTTCGACCGCGCCGTTCGTCGGCCTGCTCGGTACCGTGTGGGGCATCTACGGCGCGCTGATCAAGATCGGTGCCACCGGCCAGGCGTCGATCGACGCGGTCGCCGGCCCCGTGGGTGAAGCGCTGATCATGACCGCCGTCGGTCTGTTCGTCGCCATCCCGGCGGTGCTCGCGTACAACTTCTTCGTGCGCCTCAACCGCGTCACGAACAGCAAGTTCGACACGTTCGCGCATGACCTGCACGACTTCTTCGCCACCGGCGCGCGCGTCGGCGAAATCCCGGTCAAGCGCTGA
- a CDS encoding energy transducer TonB family protein — protein MTEHSPHTDKSDRQSLNWPRIAGISFVIALHVAALMLLLMPVAPPGAQVEEEEVTLVNFIKPPPPPPPPPPPPPEPPKTIQLKPQTVPKPSPLPPPPEEPPVVFDEPSPVDVQAPPPAPPAPPAAPAGPARDSSDLRASICVMPPLAPLQAAVGRARIQGSMKLLLAFQADGTVTSAEVQQSSRDRNVDRAAQSWARRIKLCPGAPGSGVLPLDLK, from the coding sequence ATGACGGAACACTCGCCGCATACCGACAAGAGCGACCGCCAGTCCCTCAACTGGCCTCGCATTGCCGGCATCTCTTTCGTGATCGCACTGCATGTGGCGGCGCTGATGCTGCTGCTCATGCCGGTGGCCCCCCCGGGCGCCCAGGTGGAGGAGGAGGAAGTGACCCTGGTCAACTTCATCAAGCCGCCGCCGCCGCCCCCGCCGCCGCCGCCGCCGCCGCCGGAACCGCCCAAGACGATCCAGCTCAAGCCGCAGACCGTGCCGAAGCCGAGCCCGTTGCCGCCGCCGCCGGAAGAGCCGCCGGTCGTGTTCGACGAGCCCTCGCCGGTCGACGTGCAGGCCCCGCCGCCGGCGCCGCCCGCGCCGCCGGCCGCGCCCGCAGGTCCTGCACGCGATTCGAGCGACTTGCGTGCGAGCATCTGCGTGATGCCCCCGCTGGCACCGTTGCAGGCCGCAGTCGGCCGTGCGCGGATCCAGGGTTCGATGAAGCTGCTGCTGGCCTTCCAGGCCGACGGCACCGTCACCAGCGCCGAAGTCCAGCAGAGCAGTCGCGACCGCAACGTGGACCGTGCCGCACAGAGCTGGGCCCGCCGTATCAAGTTGTGCCCGGGCGCTCCTGGCTCGGGTGTGTTGCCGCTGGACCTCAAGTAA
- a CDS encoding tetratricopeptide repeat protein — protein sequence MTRSFRHRPLVIAAGVFLAASFVAPVFAQNSGAAAPTMREQREKRMQELGKAKESKKEAAAEAQMYPNATRQSPEAKAKGKNLKALQELQDLYAKEDHAAVLAKADQIANAADANAYEKSFSWQLAAATAADMHDDAKAADYFKKSLDANGLENNSHYQVMYNLAVEQYQLKQYDAALATLDRFSAETKSDKPELQQMRAGILANLGRTDDAVKAYEDQLAKNPNDKKALMNAVATYQQANQFDKANALLEGAYKKGMLTDAKEIRALYVGYLNAERFKDAQAVMEEGQAKGILTPGPELAKDYMVLGQNAYYKGSDSDAIGFYKKAASMAKDGEADLNMAKILRDQGKTAEAKAAAQAALSKGVQKPQEAKEILGG from the coding sequence ATGACCCGATCCTTCCGCCATCGTCCGCTCGTCATCGCGGCTGGTGTTTTCCTCGCCGCTTCCTTCGTCGCCCCCGTGTTTGCGCAGAACAGCGGCGCCGCCGCGCCGACCATGCGCGAGCAGCGCGAAAAGCGCATGCAGGAACTGGGCAAGGCCAAGGAATCGAAGAAGGAAGCTGCAGCCGAAGCCCAGATGTATCCCAACGCCACGCGCCAGTCGCCGGAAGCGAAGGCGAAGGGCAAGAACCTCAAGGCCCTGCAGGAATTGCAGGACCTTTACGCGAAGGAAGACCACGCCGCCGTGCTCGCGAAGGCCGACCAGATCGCCAACGCGGCCGACGCCAATGCGTACGAGAAGTCCTTCTCGTGGCAGCTCGCCGCCGCCACCGCCGCCGACATGCACGACGACGCGAAGGCCGCCGACTACTTCAAGAAGTCGCTCGACGCCAACGGCCTCGAGAACAACAGCCACTACCAGGTGATGTACAACCTGGCGGTCGAGCAGTACCAGCTCAAGCAGTACGACGCCGCGCTCGCCACGCTCGATCGCTTCTCGGCGGAAACCAAGTCGGACAAGCCGGAACTGCAGCAGATGCGCGCCGGCATCCTCGCCAACCTCGGCCGTACCGATGACGCGGTGAAGGCGTACGAAGACCAGTTGGCGAAGAATCCGAACGACAAGAAGGCGCTGATGAACGCCGTCGCCACGTACCAGCAGGCGAACCAGTTCGACAAGGCGAACGCGTTGCTCGAAGGCGCGTACAAGAAGGGCATGCTCACCGACGCGAAGGAAATCCGCGCGCTGTACGTGGGCTACTTGAACGCCGAGCGCTTCAAGGATGCGCAGGCCGTGATGGAAGAAGGCCAGGCCAAGGGCATCCTCACGCCGGGCCCGGAATTGGCGAAGGATTACATGGTCCTGGGCCAGAACGCTTATTACAAAGGCAGCGACAGCGACGCGATCGGTTTCTACAAGAAAGCCGCGTCGATGGCGAAGGATGGCGAGGCCGATCTCAACATGGCGAAGATCCTCCGCGACCAGGGCAAGACGGCCGAAGCGAAGGCTGCTGCTCAGGCTGCGCTCTCCAAGGGTGTCCAGAAACCGCAGGAAGCCAAGGAAATCCTCGGCGGATGA